Proteins from a genomic interval of Bifidobacterium longum subsp. infantis ATCC 15697 = JCM 1222 = DSM 20088:
- the ribD gene encoding bifunctional diaminohydroxyphosphoribosylaminopyrimidine deaminase/5-amino-6-(5-phosphoribosylamino)uracil reductase RibD, with protein MGATCLEAYMDDAQYMGLAIELAKRGAGYVNPNPMVGAVIVKDDRIIGQGYHEMFGGLHAERNALRHCTQSPAGATLYVTLEPCCHYGKTPPCTEAIVESGIARVVVGTLDCNPVVSGKGVRMLEDHGIRVDVGVLADECRHLIRVFSKYITTHTPYVIMKYAMTMDGKIATHTNQSRWISGEESRRRVHQLRRSVAAVMVGVNTVIEDDPLLTCRMAHGRNPVRVVCDTRLRTPLTSRIVQTANDVRTYIATACDDERKAEDYRRHGCEILAVGRKGDHVDLADVVRRLGDMQMDSVLLEGGSAMNWSALEQRIVDEAHVYIAPKIFGGTAKSPVGGQGVALPSDAVMLRPRACSRVGEDYLVESEVVYSCSRE; from the coding sequence ATGGGCGCAACATGCTTGGAGGCGTACATGGACGATGCGCAGTACATGGGACTCGCGATCGAGCTGGCGAAGCGAGGGGCCGGATACGTGAACCCCAATCCCATGGTCGGCGCGGTGATCGTCAAGGACGATCGGATCATCGGGCAGGGGTATCACGAGATGTTCGGCGGATTGCACGCCGAGAGGAACGCGTTGCGGCATTGCACGCAGTCACCCGCCGGGGCGACGTTGTACGTCACGCTTGAGCCGTGCTGCCATTACGGCAAAACGCCGCCATGCACGGAGGCGATCGTGGAAAGCGGCATCGCAAGGGTCGTCGTCGGAACCTTGGACTGCAATCCCGTGGTGTCCGGCAAGGGCGTGCGCATGCTCGAAGACCACGGCATACGGGTCGATGTGGGGGTGCTGGCCGACGAGTGCCGGCATCTGATACGGGTGTTCAGCAAATACATCACCACGCATACGCCGTATGTCATCATGAAATACGCCATGACGATGGACGGGAAGATAGCGACCCATACCAATCAATCACGGTGGATCAGCGGCGAGGAGTCGAGGCGTCGGGTCCATCAGCTCCGTCGATCCGTCGCGGCGGTCATGGTGGGGGTGAACACGGTGATCGAGGACGACCCGTTGCTGACATGCCGCATGGCACACGGAAGGAACCCGGTTCGCGTCGTCTGCGATACGCGATTGAGGACGCCCCTCACCTCGCGGATCGTGCAGACGGCGAATGACGTCAGGACCTATATCGCCACCGCCTGCGATGACGAACGCAAGGCGGAGGACTACCGGCGGCACGGCTGCGAAATACTCGCCGTCGGAAGGAAGGGCGACCACGTCGATCTGGCGGACGTGGTGCGGCGCCTGGGGGATATGCAGATGGACAGCGTGCTGCTGGAAGGCGGGAGCGCGATGAATTGGAGCGCCCTCGAACAGCGGATCGTCGATGAGGCGCACGTGTACATCGCGCCGAAGATATTCGGCGGCACCGCGAAAAGCCCGGTGGGCGGCCAAGGGGTCGCCCTGCCTTCCGACGCCGTCATGCTCCGGCCCCGCGCCTGCTCCCGAGTGGGAGAGGATTATCTGGTGGAAAGCGAGGTGGTGTATTCATGTTCACGGGAATAG
- the ribH gene encoding 6,7-dimethyl-8-ribityllumazine synthase, whose translation MHTFEGDLVAENITIGIVVARFNEFITSKLLAGALDTLKRENVREQDIAVAWVPGAFEIPLIASRMAKSKRYDAIICLGAVIRGSTSHYDYVCNEVSKGIAQTSLDTGVPVLFGVLTTDSIEQAIERAGTKAGNKGSECAQGAIEMVNLIRSMDL comes from the coding sequence ATGCACACGTTCGAAGGCGATCTGGTAGCCGAAAACATCACGATAGGCATCGTTGTGGCGAGGTTCAACGAGTTCATCACCTCAAAACTGCTGGCAGGGGCGCTGGACACCCTGAAAAGGGAGAATGTCCGCGAACAGGACATAGCGGTGGCCTGGGTGCCGGGTGCCTTTGAGATACCCCTGATCGCGTCGAGGATGGCCAAGAGCAAGCGCTACGATGCGATCATCTGCCTGGGCGCGGTCATTCGGGGCAGCACCAGCCACTACGATTACGTGTGCAACGAGGTCTCGAAGGGAATCGCGCAGACCAGCCTCGACACCGGTGTGCCGGTGCTGTTCGGCGTGCTGACGACGGATTCCATCGAACAGGCGATCGAACGGGCCGGCACCAAAGCGGGGAACAAGGGTTCCGAGTGCGCGCAGGGCGCGATCGAAATGGTGAATCTGATCCGCTCCATGGACCTCTGA
- a CDS encoding riboflavin synthase, with the protein MFTGIVEEVGTVADIRRSAANCTLSVDATNVMEDLHIGDSMAVNGICLTVVDFDRRRFTVDVMNETWRRTSLGVLRHGSGVNLERALPVNGRFGGHIVTGHIDGTGSISSVRREGNAVWYRIAARNEILEGIVEKGSIAVDGISLTVAEVTERDFSVSIIPHTLAQTVLGEKRVGGVVNLENDVLGKYVRNMMTTRTGLTQDLLSRCGF; encoded by the coding sequence ATGTTCACGGGAATAGTGGAGGAAGTCGGAACGGTGGCGGACATACGGAGGAGCGCCGCCAACTGCACGCTGTCGGTCGATGCCACGAACGTGATGGAGGACCTCCATATCGGCGACAGCATGGCGGTGAACGGCATCTGTCTGACGGTCGTCGATTTCGACCGGCGGCGCTTCACCGTCGACGTGATGAATGAGACGTGGCGCAGAACCTCGCTTGGCGTATTGCGCCACGGGAGCGGCGTCAACCTGGAACGGGCCCTGCCGGTGAACGGAAGGTTCGGTGGCCATATCGTCACCGGGCACATCGACGGCACGGGCAGCATATCCTCCGTGCGGCGCGAAGGCAATGCCGTGTGGTACCGGATCGCGGCGCGGAACGAGATACTCGAAGGCATCGTCGAGAAAGGCTCAATCGCCGTCGACGGCATCAGCCTGACGGTCGCGGAGGTCACGGAAAGGGACTTCTCGGTATCGATCATCCCGCACACCTTGGCGCAGACGGTGCTGGGCGAGAAACGGGTCGGCGGCGTGGTCAATCTCGAAAACGACGTATTGGGAAAATACGTGCGGAACATGATGACGACCCGGACGGGACTGACGCAGGATCTGCTGTCCCGGTGCGGGTTCTGA
- a CDS encoding bifunctional 3,4-dihydroxy-2-butanone-4-phosphate synthase/GTP cyclohydrolase II: protein MNHQSVQAALQALREGKLVLVIDDEDRENEGDLICAAQSATTWNVNFMATHAKGLICMPMSEQLAHKLMLPPMVEHNTDNHETAFTVSIDYRGTTTGISAEERGLTARMCVSDDVEPLDFRRPGHMFPLVAKKGGVLERNGHTEATVDLMRLAGLRECGLCCEIMDDDGRMMRTPDLTRFAQEHQIPLLTIKELQEYRKAHDTLVECVSTVAMPTRYGEFTAHCYVNRLNGEHHVALVMGDLGDGTDVLCRVHSECLTGDVFGSLRCDCGQQLDAAMRTIAEHGSGVLLYMRQEGRGIGLVNKLKAYRLQDEGMDTLDANLALGFPGDAREYYIGAQILRDLGIRSMLLLTNNPDKVYQLEDYGMEIRDRIPIEIEANAYDSFYLKTKKNRMGHILNMEEE from the coding sequence ATGAACCATCAGTCGGTGCAAGCGGCGTTGCAGGCGCTGCGGGAAGGAAAACTCGTTCTGGTCATCGATGACGAGGACCGGGAGAACGAGGGGGATCTCATCTGTGCCGCGCAGTCGGCCACCACATGGAACGTCAATTTCATGGCAACCCACGCCAAGGGATTGATCTGCATGCCCATGAGCGAGCAACTGGCCCACAAGCTGATGCTTCCGCCCATGGTCGAGCACAACACCGATAACCATGAAACCGCTTTTACGGTGTCCATTGATTACCGTGGCACCACGACCGGCATCTCCGCCGAAGAACGGGGATTGACGGCTCGCATGTGCGTCTCCGATGACGTGGAACCCCTCGATTTCCGCAGACCGGGGCATATGTTCCCCCTGGTGGCGAAGAAGGGTGGCGTTCTGGAACGGAACGGGCACACGGAGGCGACCGTCGACCTCATGCGGTTGGCGGGATTGCGCGAATGCGGCCTGTGCTGCGAGATCATGGACGACGATGGCCGGATGATGAGGACACCCGACCTGACCCGGTTCGCCCAGGAGCATCAGATCCCGCTCCTGACCATCAAGGAACTGCAGGAATACAGGAAAGCGCACGATACGCTCGTCGAATGCGTCTCGACCGTGGCGATGCCCACGCGATACGGGGAATTCACGGCGCACTGCTATGTGAACAGGTTGAACGGCGAGCATCATGTCGCGCTGGTCATGGGGGATCTGGGCGACGGGACCGATGTGTTGTGCCGGGTGCACTCGGAATGCCTGACCGGTGACGTCTTCGGCTCGTTGCGTTGCGATTGCGGTCAGCAGTTGGACGCGGCGATGCGAACGATCGCGGAGCATGGCTCTGGCGTGCTGCTGTACATGCGTCAGGAAGGGCGGGGCATCGGTCTGGTCAACAAGCTGAAGGCCTACCGTCTGCAGGACGAGGGCATGGACACGCTCGACGCCAATCTCGCGTTGGGGTTCCCCGGTGACGCGAGGGAGTACTACATCGGAGCGCAGATTCTCAGGGATCTGGGGATACGGTCTATGCTCCTGCTGACCAACAATCCCGACAAAGTGTATCAATTGGAAGACTATGGAATGGAGATCCGCGACAGAATACCAATCGAAATCGAAGCCAATGCTTACGACAGTTTCTATCTCAAAACCAAGAAAAACCGCATGGGACATATCCTGAACATGGAGGAGGAATAA
- a CDS encoding cation transporter, with product MPTQKLLERKALIVGIVINVLQVLAGMAVFFMTGLKAMFLDFSFTAISVLSGMVAVYLSSRTVRTTERFPNGMFALEPIYAICKAIFTMSLLVYSLIDVCRVAYDYFVFGSGERIETGPVVIYEILTVIVCFSLYTYYRRSNRSIGDSSTMLTAECKSTLVDGSMSFGIGVVAIFLMLLPAGGPLDFLHYTGDFFITVALVALTIKEPFSVLKEAFVELVGGVHDDDETNAYVEAEAQRHLPANTDYEQTLIFKTGMNYTVDVYLSGIGETIDVADLIECKRSLEKELIKRLHIVDVDFVFD from the coding sequence ATGCCCACCCAAAAACTACTCGAACGCAAAGCCCTGATCGTTGGCATCGTCATCAACGTGCTGCAGGTCTTAGCCGGCATGGCCGTGTTCTTCATGACCGGCCTCAAGGCCATGTTCCTCGACTTCTCCTTCACCGCGATTTCCGTCCTGTCCGGAATGGTGGCGGTGTATCTCTCGTCGCGCACGGTGCGAACCACCGAGCGCTTCCCCAATGGCATGTTCGCACTGGAACCCATCTACGCGATCTGCAAGGCCATTTTCACCATGTCGTTGTTGGTGTATTCGCTGATTGACGTGTGCCGAGTAGCGTACGACTACTTCGTGTTCGGGTCCGGCGAACGCATTGAAACCGGCCCGGTGGTCATCTACGAGATCCTGACCGTAATCGTGTGCTTCAGCCTATACACGTATTACCGGCGTTCCAACCGCTCCATCGGCGATTCCAGCACCATGCTCACCGCCGAGTGCAAGAGCACGTTGGTCGACGGATCGATGTCGTTCGGCATCGGCGTGGTTGCCATCTTCCTGATGCTGCTACCGGCCGGCGGTCCGCTTGACTTCCTGCACTACACCGGCGATTTCTTCATCACCGTGGCTTTGGTGGCATTGACCATCAAGGAGCCGTTCAGCGTGCTCAAAGAGGCGTTCGTGGAATTGGTCGGCGGCGTGCATGACGACGATGAAACCAACGCCTACGTGGAGGCCGAGGCACAGCGCCATCTGCCTGCCAACACCGACTACGAGCAGACGCTGATCTTCAAGACCGGCATGAACTACACCGTTGACGTGTATCTGAGCGGCATCGGCGAAACCATTGATGTAGCCGACCTCATCGAATGCAAGCGCTCGCTGGAGAAGGAGCTCATCAAGCGCCTGCACATCGTGGACGTGGACTTCGTGTTTGACTGA
- the cysS gene encoding cysteine--tRNA ligase: MGNSQEPQDFNISVMPSSLTPIHVAKAAEGLNLYDTASHQVSHFVPLKPGEVGIYVCGATVQSSPHIGHIRAAVAFDIVRRWFLKLGYKVTFVRNVTDIDDKILDKAAAAGQRWWARAYYYEREFTEAYNTLGVLPPTVEPRATGHMSDMIDLIQRILDNGHGYVVTDADGKPTGNVYFDVASWPHYGELTHQKQTSEVDEAAAVADRMGPSVDATGADKYNPVDPADASPDKHDPRDFALWKAPKDTDPEDARWSTPFGVGRPGWHIECSAMSHRYLGDGFDIHGGGLDLRFPHHENEMAQTCAAGYPSAARWMHSAWVTAKGEKMSKSLGTGLSVPSVLAEHSAWVVRYALGSVQYRSMLEWSDQALVEAQAAYDRVSNFIERAGVALGGQPSREEVAAVSADDLPADFVAAMNDDVNVSGATAAIFTAIRSGNTLLSQLADRADSETAKAEVREALLAVRAMLDTLGLDPLAEPWVSAGVAGGAADGTAESPEHAALEALIAEQLNARAEARKAKDFVKADQIRDALTEAGIAIEDGPQGSTWSLK; the protein is encoded by the coding sequence CCAAGGCCGCAGAAGGCCTGAATCTGTATGACACCGCCTCGCACCAGGTCAGCCATTTCGTGCCGCTCAAGCCGGGCGAAGTCGGCATTTATGTGTGTGGCGCGACTGTGCAGTCGTCACCGCATATCGGCCATATCCGTGCCGCCGTGGCGTTCGACATCGTGCGCCGCTGGTTTTTGAAGCTCGGCTACAAAGTCACTTTTGTGCGTAATGTGACCGATATCGACGACAAGATCCTCGATAAGGCCGCGGCCGCCGGCCAGCGTTGGTGGGCCCGCGCCTATTATTACGAGCGCGAATTCACCGAGGCGTACAACACGCTCGGCGTACTGCCGCCCACCGTGGAACCTCGCGCCACCGGCCACATGTCGGACATGATCGACCTGATTCAGCGCATTCTCGACAACGGCCACGGCTATGTGGTCACGGATGCGGACGGCAAGCCCACCGGCAACGTGTACTTCGATGTGGCATCCTGGCCGCATTACGGCGAACTCACCCACCAGAAGCAGACCTCCGAAGTCGATGAGGCCGCCGCCGTGGCCGACCGCATGGGCCCGTCCGTGGACGCCACCGGTGCCGACAAGTACAATCCGGTCGACCCGGCCGACGCCTCCCCCGACAAGCACGACCCGCGTGATTTCGCCCTGTGGAAGGCCCCCAAGGACACCGATCCCGAGGACGCCCGTTGGTCGACGCCGTTCGGCGTGGGTCGCCCTGGCTGGCACATCGAATGCTCCGCCATGTCCCACCGTTACCTGGGCGATGGCTTCGACATTCACGGCGGCGGTTTGGATCTGCGCTTCCCCCACCACGAAAACGAGATGGCGCAGACCTGCGCGGCCGGCTACCCCTCTGCTGCGCGCTGGATGCATTCGGCATGGGTGACCGCCAAGGGCGAGAAGATGTCGAAGTCGCTGGGCACCGGCCTGTCCGTGCCGAGCGTGCTGGCCGAGCATTCCGCTTGGGTGGTGCGTTACGCTTTGGGCTCCGTGCAGTACCGGTCGATGCTCGAATGGTCCGATCAGGCGCTGGTCGAGGCGCAGGCCGCATACGACCGCGTCTCGAACTTCATCGAACGAGCCGGCGTGGCACTGGGCGGTCAGCCTTCTCGCGAGGAGGTTGCTGCCGTCTCCGCCGACGACCTGCCCGCTGATTTCGTGGCCGCCATGAATGACGACGTCAATGTGTCTGGTGCAACCGCCGCGATCTTCACCGCCATCCGTTCCGGCAACACGTTGCTTTCACAGCTGGCTGACCGCGCCGATTCCGAAACCGCCAAGGCCGAGGTGCGTGAGGCGCTGCTCGCCGTGCGTGCCATGCTCGACACCTTGGGTCTCGACCCGCTGGCCGAACCGTGGGTGTCCGCCGGCGTTGCCGGCGGTGCCGCTGATGGCACGGCCGAGTCACCCGAACATGCGGCGCTGGAGGCACTGATTGCCGAGCAGCTCAACGCCCGCGCCGAGGCCCGCAAGGCCAAGGACTTCGTCAAGGCCGACCAGATTCGCGACGCCCTGACCGAGGCCGGCATCGCCATCGAAGACGGCCCGCAGGGTTCCACTTGGAGCCTGAAGTAG
- a CDS encoding endonuclease/exonuclease/phosphatase family protein, producing MTTILGAVAIIALLWTALSALPAGLEARMPLPYMIALTPLLWVPLMILAAVAAWQHEWTAMSLLIMVALIASSQRISYWGTSIDPAGKRRESHRETARETTSPTLSKSHNSNTSSTSNTPKEGPETVPDGHRETTRETLSPQFSVMTMNCRYGRADAAEIIRNIRERNISVLALQEVTDDLITRLTEADINELLPYHQFGDAKETDNGGFNVIYSRYEPSAAVPNVVSIPAADVPAITLKTSGNRTVTLCSAHPKSPMRGCADWSAGILGLRELARAKSVSNRNIVVVMGDLNSSTDHPSFRALLKSGFKDASLTQAAGPNLTFPRWLKWPRIELDHILFAQGLRPSGVTSFEVPDTDHLALAATLTLR from the coding sequence ATGACGACAATCCTCGGCGCGGTGGCAATCATCGCACTGTTATGGACGGCCTTAAGCGCGCTGCCCGCCGGTCTCGAGGCCCGCATGCCGCTTCCGTACATGATTGCCCTGACTCCGCTGTTGTGGGTTCCTTTGATGATCCTGGCCGCGGTCGCCGCATGGCAACATGAATGGACTGCGATGTCGTTGCTTATTATGGTCGCGCTGATTGCCAGCTCACAGCGCATCAGCTACTGGGGTACGTCAATCGACCCAGCCGGCAAACGCAGAGAATCCCATCGTGAAACAGCCCGTGAAACAACTTCGCCGACGCTGTCAAAAAGCCATAACAGCAATACATCGAGCACCTCAAACACTCCGAAGGAAGGACCCGAAACAGTCCCCGATGGGCACCGTGAAACAACGCGTGAAACACTCTCGCCCCAGTTCTCGGTTATGACGATGAATTGTCGATACGGACGCGCCGACGCCGCTGAAATCATTCGCAATATTCGCGAACGCAATATCAGCGTATTGGCCTTGCAGGAAGTCACCGACGACCTCATCACACGTCTTACCGAAGCCGACATCAACGAACTCCTCCCCTACCATCAGTTCGGAGACGCCAAAGAGACCGATAATGGCGGATTCAACGTGATCTATTCCCGCTACGAGCCGAGCGCAGCGGTGCCCAACGTGGTCTCCATCCCTGCCGCCGACGTTCCCGCCATCACCCTCAAAACCTCCGGTAATCGCACAGTGACGCTTTGTTCGGCTCACCCGAAATCGCCGATGCGCGGCTGCGCGGATTGGTCGGCCGGCATTCTGGGGCTGCGAGAACTCGCCCGTGCAAAATCCGTCAGCAATCGCAATATCGTCGTCGTTATGGGCGATCTCAACTCGAGCACCGACCACCCGAGCTTCCGCGCGTTGCTCAAGTCCGGATTCAAGGACGCAAGTCTGACTCAAGCCGCCGGCCCGAATCTCACCTTCCCGCGCTGGCTCAAGTGGCCGCGCATCGAACTGGACCATATTCTGTTCGCCCAAGGGCTCAGACCGTCCGGCGTGACGTCCTTCGAAGTGCCGGACACCGACCATCTGGCTTTGGCCGCAACGCTCACCCTGCGGTAG
- the ffh gene encoding signal recognition particle protein, producing the protein MAAFSSLTDRLSNAFKHLKSKGKLSEADIDGTIREIRRALLDADVALDVVRSFTGKVRERALGTEVSDALNPAQQVVKIVNEELTDVLGQGVDRPLNFAKNPPTIIMLAGLQGAGKTTLAGKLGYWLKESGHTPLLVAADLQRPNAVTQLQVVGERAGVPVYAPEKGVQSDGGEAVAAPGQTSGDPVKVARDSIELARQKLYDTVIIDTAGRLGVDEELMRQARDIRDAVQPNEILFVIDAMIGQDAVRTAKAFDEGVDFTGVVLSKLDGDARGGAALSVASVTGKPILFASNGEGLKDFEVFHPDRMASRILDMGDIMTLIEQAQKQFDEEEARKAAAKISDGSFGLDDFLDQLQQVRKLGSMKSLLGMIPGMAQHRKELEQFDEKEIDRTEAIIRSMTPAERRDPSIINGSRRARIAYGSGVTVSQVNALLQRFEQAAKMMRRMTNRGGMGGGIPGFGGPAMGGGKKKGKNKKKGGKSGNPMKREAEEKALRDKLAGKSSGSTGGSAFAKKPQNPALPAGLEQMMGNVDGGTELPPNLGGGLGGLFGR; encoded by the coding sequence ATGGCAGCTTTTTCATCTTTGACAGACAGACTCTCGAATGCGTTCAAGCATCTCAAGAGCAAGGGCAAGCTTTCCGAGGCGGATATCGACGGTACGATCCGTGAAATCCGCCGCGCGCTGCTCGACGCCGACGTGGCGCTCGACGTGGTGCGTTCCTTCACCGGCAAGGTGCGTGAGCGCGCACTGGGCACCGAGGTGTCCGACGCACTCAACCCCGCCCAACAGGTGGTGAAAATCGTCAACGAGGAGCTCACCGACGTGCTCGGCCAAGGCGTCGATCGTCCGCTGAACTTCGCAAAGAACCCGCCGACGATCATCATGCTCGCCGGCCTTCAGGGTGCCGGTAAGACCACGCTGGCCGGCAAGCTCGGCTACTGGCTCAAGGAGTCCGGCCACACGCCGCTGCTGGTGGCGGCCGATTTGCAGCGTCCGAACGCGGTGACGCAGCTGCAGGTGGTCGGCGAACGCGCCGGCGTGCCCGTCTATGCTCCCGAAAAGGGCGTCCAATCCGATGGCGGCGAGGCCGTCGCAGCTCCGGGCCAGACCTCCGGCGACCCGGTGAAGGTGGCCCGCGATTCCATCGAACTCGCGAGGCAGAAGCTCTACGACACGGTGATCATCGATACCGCCGGTCGTCTGGGCGTGGACGAGGAGCTGATGAGGCAGGCCCGCGACATTCGCGATGCCGTGCAGCCGAATGAGATCCTGTTCGTCATCGACGCGATGATCGGCCAGGACGCCGTCAGGACCGCCAAGGCCTTTGACGAGGGCGTGGACTTCACCGGCGTGGTGCTGTCCAAGCTCGATGGTGACGCCCGCGGTGGTGCCGCGTTGTCCGTGGCGTCCGTGACCGGCAAGCCGATCCTGTTCGCCTCCAATGGCGAGGGGTTGAAGGACTTCGAGGTCTTCCACCCGGACCGTATGGCTTCGCGCATCCTCGACATGGGCGACATCATGACGCTCATCGAACAGGCGCAGAAGCAGTTCGACGAGGAGGAGGCCCGCAAGGCCGCCGCGAAGATCTCCGATGGCTCCTTCGGCCTGGACGATTTCCTCGATCAGCTGCAGCAGGTGCGCAAGCTGGGGTCGATGAAGTCCCTGCTCGGCATGATTCCGGGCATGGCCCAGCACCGCAAGGAACTCGAGCAGTTCGATGAGAAGGAAATCGACCGCACCGAGGCGATTATTCGCTCGATGACCCCGGCCGAGCGCCGCGATCCGTCGATCATCAATGGTTCCCGCCGCGCCCGCATCGCCTATGGTTCCGGCGTGACGGTCTCCCAGGTGAACGCTTTGCTGCAGCGTTTCGAGCAGGCCGCAAAGATGATGCGTCGCATGACCAACCGTGGCGGCATGGGCGGCGGCATCCCCGGCTTCGGCGGCCCGGCTATGGGCGGCGGCAAGAAGAAGGGCAAGAACAAGAAGAAGGGCGGCAAATCCGGCAATCCGATGAAGCGCGAGGCCGAGGAAAAGGCATTGCGCGACAAGCTGGCCGGCAAGTCCTCCGGTTCGACCGGCGGTTCCGCCTTCGCCAAGAAGCCACAGAACCCGGCCCTGCCCGCCGGCCTTGAACAGATGATGGGCAACGTCGATGGTGGCACTGAACTGCCGCCGAACCTCGGCGGAGGCCTTGGCGGACTGTTCGGCCGCTGA
- the pabB gene encoding aminodeoxychorismate synthase component I, whose product MSAQVFKLRTFRPLADIVERVRGEERFAFLDSSMPGAQGRYSILGLFPYLVIEHGRGGCLVDGVAVEGDFFDVVKKRLGPCDGARDPRLPLTGGAIGYLGYDFGRESCGVPTRHDPVAATPEASMVFYDLLLIEDVRSRALFCCCQGRTMTAAHALTWAQDLVDSCPPAPHPARRRSLAPCSSDFTRAGYGDALARLVDHLRAGDAYVVNMAQRLRLETSESPYAIYRYLRTHNPAPFSAYLRAPGLDVCCSSMERFMEIRSGHVVTRPIKGTRPRGGTPDEDRANREELARSEKDHSELLMVVDLERNDLSIVCEPGSVGTDPDFAIETYPSVFHLVATVEGTLRKDRCAVDAVRAAFPTGSITGAPKVRAMQIIDELERAPRGLYTGSIGYFSDTGDCDFNVVIRTIVREGGETSLGVGGGITVESDFDFEYDETMQKARALREAASVDRGSVGEYNRGQNE is encoded by the coding sequence GTGAGCGCGCAGGTGTTCAAGCTCAGGACGTTCCGACCGCTTGCCGACATCGTGGAGCGCGTGCGCGGCGAGGAACGCTTCGCGTTCCTGGACTCCTCGATGCCGGGGGCGCAGGGGCGCTACTCGATCCTGGGACTCTTCCCCTATCTTGTGATCGAACATGGGCGGGGCGGATGCCTCGTCGACGGCGTTGCCGTGGAGGGTGATTTCTTCGATGTCGTGAAGAAGCGGCTTGGACCCTGCGATGGCGCGCGCGATCCGCGTCTGCCCCTCACGGGAGGCGCGATCGGGTATCTGGGATACGATTTCGGCCGCGAATCGTGCGGCGTGCCGACCAGGCACGATCCCGTCGCGGCCACACCGGAGGCGAGCATGGTCTTCTACGACCTGCTACTCATCGAGGACGTCCGGTCGCGGGCGTTGTTCTGTTGCTGCCAGGGGCGGACGATGACGGCCGCCCACGCCCTGACATGGGCGCAGGACCTGGTGGATTCATGCCCTCCCGCCCCTCATCCCGCGCGCCGACGTTCGCTCGCCCCATGCTCCTCCGATTTCACGCGGGCCGGGTACGGCGACGCCCTGGCCCGTCTCGTCGATCATCTGCGCGCCGGCGACGCCTACGTCGTCAACATGGCGCAGCGCCTGCGCCTGGAGACGTCCGAGAGCCCCTATGCCATCTACCGTTATCTGCGCACCCACAACCCGGCCCCGTTTTCCGCCTATCTGCGCGCGCCGGGTCTCGACGTGTGCTGTTCGAGCATGGAACGGTTCATGGAGATTCGCTCGGGGCATGTGGTGACGCGGCCCATCAAAGGGACCCGGCCGCGCGGCGGCACGCCGGACGAGGATCGGGCGAACCGCGAGGAACTCGCCCGCAGCGAGAAGGACCACAGCGAACTGCTGATGGTCGTGGACCTCGAACGCAACGACCTGTCGATCGTCTGCGAACCGGGTTCCGTCGGCACGGACCCCGACTTTGCCATCGAGACGTATCCTTCCGTATTCCATCTCGTCGCGACCGTCGAGGGGACGCTGCGCAAGGATCGTTGCGCCGTGGACGCGGTTCGCGCCGCGTTTCCCACCGGTTCGATCACCGGCGCCCCGAAGGTTCGCGCCATGCAGATCATCGACGAGCTCGAACGCGCGCCCCGGGGATTGTACACGGGCAGCATCGGGTATTTCTCCGATACGGGCGATTGCGATTTCAACGTCGTGATCCGCACCATCGTGAGGGAGGGAGGCGAGACGTCGCTCGGCGTGGGCGGAGGCATCACCGTGGAATCCGATTTCGACTTCGAGTACGACGAGACGATGCAGAAGGCCCGGGCGCTGCGTGAGGCCGCTTCCGTTGACAGGGGGAGCGTCGGCGAGTACAATCGTGGGCAAAACGAATAA